The Brachyspira hyodysenteriae ATCC 27164 genome includes a window with the following:
- the ileS gene encoding isoleucine--tRNA ligase, which produces MDYSSTINLPKTAFPMKAGLKEKEPKIIKKWEEEKLYQQLRELRKGAPKCILHDGPPYANGDIHIGTSLNKIIKDIIVRYKSAKGFDSPYVPGWDCHGMPIELKVQESLGDKYKETSKFIMRKKCRAYAQKYIDIQRKEFKRLGVMGDWENPYLTMSPEYESEIVEVFAQLVEKGYIYKGLRTIHWCMDCETALAAAEIEYDDNHTSTSVYVRFPVLNKINDKLDGNVDVMIWTTTPWTLPSNMACAFNRDLEYVAVEIDGRYAIMTTSLVDTVLSKKDMKAEGREMIPVSMEEIEKLEIAHPFIKDRKSAVVFADYVEATAGTGIVHTAPGHGMEDYQTGMNYGLEIYCPVDKAGRYTSDFPEMQGMKVRDANPKVVEILENNGSLYHKEKVTHSYPICWRCKNPLIFRATSQWFMNMTHDNIDKRTVKALDNIKWYPTWGHDRMQKMLENRPDWCLSRQRSWGVPIPAFYCKNCGKTLLTAESTRHFAEIVKTKGMDVWFELEAKDLLPEGTKCECGSCDFDKEQDILDVWFDSGVSSFAAQKTNKDLDGVFPVDIYLEGGDQYRGWFQAAIWPSMAIRGIPPYKELVTHGWTLDEQGRAMHKSAGNVVSPLEVIDKYGADILRLWCISEDFTHNARVGDNMMKAIADNYRKIRNTFRYLLGNISDFDFTKEKIEVKDLLPVDRYALSRLHSFIKVAEKACDGYEFHLFYQRLINYCVVELSATYFDIIKDRLYCDRKDSISRRSAQTVLVEILDVLVKIIAPVLPFTTDEVWGYYKGENASSVHLELYPKADDNLIDLELEKEWASILKVRDDVLLSLERARDNSTIGKSLEAYVTICTKEPATKELLTKYEKYLNEIFIVSKVTLSDSKDDTFIEGGVSFVKTEKASHEKCVRCWGHYDSVGTDSEHKELCTRCAEAVR; this is translated from the coding sequence ATGGATTATAGTTCTACTATCAATTTGCCTAAAACTGCTTTTCCTATGAAAGCTGGTTTAAAGGAAAAAGAGCCCAAAATAATAAAAAAATGGGAAGAAGAAAAACTTTATCAACAACTTAGAGAATTAAGAAAAGGTGCTCCTAAATGTATTTTACATGATGGACCGCCTTATGCGAATGGAGACATTCATATTGGAACATCATTGAATAAAATTATTAAAGATATTATTGTAAGATATAAATCTGCTAAAGGTTTTGATTCTCCTTATGTTCCTGGTTGGGATTGTCATGGTATGCCTATAGAATTAAAGGTGCAGGAGAGTTTAGGAGATAAATATAAAGAAACTTCTAAATTTATAATGAGAAAAAAATGCCGTGCTTATGCTCAGAAATATATTGATATTCAAAGAAAAGAGTTTAAAAGACTTGGTGTAATGGGAGATTGGGAAAATCCTTATCTTACTATGTCTCCTGAATATGAATCTGAAATAGTTGAAGTATTTGCACAATTAGTAGAGAAGGGTTACATATATAAAGGCTTAAGAACTATTCACTGGTGTATGGATTGTGAAACTGCATTGGCTGCTGCTGAAATAGAATATGACGACAATCATACTTCTACAAGCGTTTATGTAAGATTCCCTGTATTAAATAAAATCAATGATAAATTAGATGGTAATGTTGATGTTATGATATGGACTACTACTCCTTGGACATTGCCTTCAAATATGGCTTGTGCTTTCAATAGAGACTTAGAATATGTTGCTGTTGAAATAGACGGAAGATATGCAATAATGACAACTTCTTTAGTTGATACTGTTCTATCTAAAAAAGACATGAAAGCAGAAGGCAGAGAAATGATTCCTGTATCTATGGAAGAAATTGAAAAACTTGAAATAGCTCACCCATTCATAAAAGATAGAAAATCTGCTGTTGTATTTGCTGATTATGTTGAGGCTACTGCAGGTACTGGTATTGTTCACACAGCACCTGGTCATGGTATGGAAGACTATCAAACTGGTATGAATTACGGACTTGAAATATATTGTCCTGTAGATAAAGCTGGAAGATATACAAGCGATTTCCCAGAAATGCAGGGAATGAAAGTAAGAGATGCAAATCCTAAAGTAGTAGAGATACTTGAAAATAATGGTTCATTATACCATAAAGAAAAAGTTACTCACAGTTATCCTATTTGTTGGAGATGTAAAAATCCATTGATATTCAGAGCTACTTCTCAGTGGTTTATGAATATGACACATGATAATATAGATAAAAGAACAGTTAAAGCTTTAGATAATATTAAATGGTATCCAACTTGGGGACATGATAGAATGCAGAAAATGCTTGAAAATCGTCCTGACTGGTGTTTATCAAGACAGCGTTCTTGGGGAGTTCCTATACCTGCATTCTATTGTAAGAACTGCGGAAAAACTTTATTAACTGCTGAATCTACAAGACATTTTGCTGAAATAGTAAAAACTAAAGGAATGGATGTTTGGTTTGAATTAGAGGCTAAAGACTTACTTCCTGAAGGCACTAAATGTGAATGCGGAAGCTGTGATTTTGATAAAGAGCAAGATATTTTGGACGTTTGGTTCGATTCTGGTGTATCATCTTTTGCTGCACAGAAAACTAATAAAGATTTAGACGGAGTTTTCCCTGTTGATATATATTTAGAGGGAGGCGACCAATACAGAGGTTGGTTCCAAGCTGCAATTTGGCCTTCTATGGCTATAAGAGGAATACCTCCATACAAAGAGCTTGTAACTCATGGTTGGACTTTAGACGAACAGGGCAGAGCTATGCATAAGAGTGCAGGCAATGTTGTTTCACCTTTAGAAGTTATTGACAAATATGGTGCTGATATATTAAGACTTTGGTGTATAAGTGAGGACTTCACTCACAATGCACGTGTTGGCGATAACATGATGAAGGCTATTGCTGACAATTATAGAAAAATAAGAAACACTTTCAGGTATTTGTTAGGAAATATTTCTGATTTTGATTTCACTAAAGAAAAGATTGAAGTTAAAGATTTACTTCCTGTAGACAGATATGCTTTATCAAGACTTCATAGTTTTATAAAAGTTGCTGAGAAGGCTTGCGATGGTTATGAGTTCCATTTATTCTATCAAAGACTTATAAATTACTGTGTTGTTGAGCTTTCTGCTACTTATTTTGACATTATCAAAGACAGATTATACTGTGATAGAAAAGATTCTATTTCAAGAAGAAGTGCTCAGACTGTACTTGTTGAAATATTAGATGTATTAGTAAAAATAATAGCTCCAGTACTTCCTTTTACAACTGATGAGGTTTGGGGATACTACAAAGGAGAAAATGCTTCTTCTGTACATTTAGAGTTATATCCTAAAGCTGATGACAATTTAATTGATTTAGAGTTAGAAAAAGAATGGGCTTCAATTCTTAAAGTACGCGATGATGTATTATTATCACTTGAAAGAGCTAGAGATAATAGCACAATAGGTAAATCTTTAGAGGCTTATGTAACAATATGCACTAAAGAGCCAGCAACTAAAGAATTGCTTACTAAATATGAAAAATATTTAAACGAGATATTCATTGTAAGTAAAGTAACACTTTCTGACAGCAAGGACGATACATTTATAGAGGGCGGCGTTTCTTTCGTTAAGACAGAGAAAGCTAGTCATGAAAAATGCGTACGCTGTTGGGGACATTATGACAGTGTAGGAACAGACAGCGAGCATAAAGAGTTATGTACTAGATGTGCTGAGGCAGTGAGATAA
- a CDS encoding FkbM family methyltransferase: MSDKPFYKILKYIPYKKMRNYAIEIIDFIETPNIYKDINKIKDTVNKLVWYIPFRNLRDAIREIILYILETKKRYTDNYFINHFDFKNIYDKLTNGLNNDDIKLIDNLIYKSFYNKTYIDEEEFNKLTKVENEHNKKIKSMDNDKYIYDDKYILIGSKFFEIINFYDRMFIDTLKNHTYFKSKAIIDAGAWIGDTALVLSEYTNDKVYAFEPVIENINIMNEVIKINKKDNIVPVCLALGDENKSVMASISGTYSFFNDKILDNDNKLEFDMVTLDKFVEDNNIEVGLIKTDLEGFEQPFLKGAINTIKKQKPTLIISIYHSYEDFFEIKPMIESWNLGYKFSIKKGSEFHSITGTLLIAEVI, encoded by the coding sequence ATGAGTGACAAACCATTTTATAAAATATTAAAATATATTCCATATAAAAAAATGAGAAATTACGCTATAGAAATTATAGATTTCATAGAAACACCAAATATATATAAAGACATTAATAAAATAAAAGATACTGTAAACAAATTAGTTTGGTATATTCCATTCAGAAATCTTAGAGATGCTATAAGGGAAATTATTTTATACATACTAGAAACAAAAAAAAGATATACTGATAACTATTTCATAAACCATTTCGATTTTAAAAATATATATGATAAATTAACAAATGGATTGAATAATGACGATATAAAATTAATAGATAATTTAATTTATAAATCTTTTTATAATAAAACTTATATTGATGAAGAAGAATTTAATAAACTAACCAAAGTAGAAAATGAACATAATAAAAAAATAAAATCTATGGATAATGATAAATATATTTATGATGATAAATACATATTAATAGGATCAAAGTTTTTTGAAATTATTAATTTCTATGATAGAATGTTCATAGATACTCTAAAAAACCATACTTATTTTAAAAGTAAGGCAATAATAGATGCTGGAGCTTGGATTGGAGATACAGCATTAGTATTATCTGAATATACCAATGATAAGGTTTATGCGTTTGAACCTGTTATAGAAAATATTAATATAATGAATGAAGTCATAAAAATTAATAAAAAAGATAATATAGTACCTGTATGTTTAGCTTTAGGAGATGAAAATAAATCTGTAATGGCTTCTATATCTGGAACTTATTCCTTCTTTAATGACAAAATACTGGATAATGATAATAAATTAGAATTTGATATGGTTACATTGGATAAATTTGTTGAAGATAATAATATAGAAGTTGGATTAATAAAAACTGATTTAGAAGGATTTGAGCAGCCTTTTTTAAAAGGTGCAATTAATACCATAAAAAAACAAAAACCCACATTAATTATTAGTATTTATCATAGCTATGAAGATTTCTTTGAAATAAAACCTATGATAGAAAGTTGGAATTTGGGATATAAATTTTCAATAAAAAAAGGAAGCGAATTCCATTCCATTACTGGAACACTACTTATAGCTGAAGTTATATAA
- a CDS encoding MATE family efflux transporter: protein MANHIGTDLTEAKVVPTLLKLLIPILLSNMLNVVYNIVDSIWIGNIIGPLGLSAVAVSFPIMLIMGSFAFGVNMANGVIVSQYYGAKDYDTVSHVIKVSTTLGVIILVTVGALMLIFSRTILVMMKTPENAMDMALIYLRISILGMPFAYTYFFISSILRAVGDTVRPLIFLIVSSIINIILDPILIKGFWIIPAMGLQGAAIATVISQFTSVLISTTYLRIKNSFIRINPFIFTFDLNMTKKILKLGIPISFNQFIVAFGWLVITRLISSFGEAASATVAIVNRVESLFIMPMGALGNAVMTMSAQNIGAKKLERVKEILKSGIVIGIIISSIMSIFSITNPYLLIRMFTKDTQVFEYARSYIYTIMPIFIFYSMMFVCNGVINGAGKTIVIMAFATSTTLILRTILAYALSPHFELIGIWLSMGICYIINTFFSMFYLKSNKWQKNANITL, encoded by the coding sequence ATGGCTAATCATATAGGAACAGATCTCACAGAAGCAAAAGTTGTTCCAACATTATTAAAACTGCTTATACCAATATTGCTTTCTAATATGCTTAATGTTGTATATAATATAGTAGATAGTATTTGGATAGGTAATATTATAGGACCTCTTGGACTTTCAGCAGTTGCAGTAAGCTTTCCAATAATGCTTATAATGGGTTCTTTTGCTTTCGGTGTTAATATGGCTAATGGTGTTATAGTTTCGCAGTATTACGGAGCTAAAGATTATGATACTGTAAGCCATGTTATAAAAGTATCTACTACTTTGGGAGTTATAATATTAGTTACTGTTGGAGCTTTAATGCTCATATTCTCAAGAACTATACTTGTAATGATGAAAACTCCAGAGAATGCTATGGATATGGCATTAATATATTTAAGGATATCTATTTTAGGCATGCCATTTGCCTATACTTACTTTTTTATTTCTTCTATATTAAGAGCTGTAGGTGATACTGTAAGGCCATTAATATTTTTGATTGTATCATCTATAATTAATATAATATTAGATCCTATACTTATAAAAGGTTTTTGGATAATACCGGCAATGGGACTTCAAGGGGCAGCTATTGCTACGGTAATTTCTCAATTTACTTCTGTATTGATAAGCACAACATATCTTAGAATAAAAAACAGTTTTATAAGAATCAATCCTTTTATATTTACATTCGATTTGAATATGACTAAAAAAATACTTAAATTGGGAATACCAATTTCATTCAATCAGTTTATAGTAGCTTTCGGATGGTTAGTAATTACAAGATTAATAAGCAGTTTCGGAGAAGCTGCAAGTGCAACTGTGGCTATTGTTAATAGGGTAGAGTCGCTTTTTATAATGCCTATGGGTGCTTTGGGAAATGCTGTTATGACAATGTCGGCACAGAATATCGGGGCTAAAAAATTAGAAAGGGTAAAAGAAATTCTAAAAAGCGGAATCGTTATAGGAATTATAATTTCTTCTATTATGAGTATATTTTCAATAACTAATCCTTATCTTCTTATAAGAATGTTTACAAAAGATACTCAGGTTTTTGAATATGCAAGAAGCTATATTTATACTATAATGCCTATATTTATTTTTTATTCTATGATGTTTGTATGTAACGGAGTTATAAACGGAGCAGGCAAGACTATAGTTATTATGGCTTTTGCAACATCAACAACTTTAATTTTAAGAACTATTTTAGCTTATGCATTATCTCCTCATTTTGAGCTTATAGGTATCTGGCTTTCTATGGGTATATGCTATATAATAAATACTTTCTTCAGTATGTTTTATTTAAAATCCAACAAATGGCAGAAAAATGCTAATATTACTTTATAA
- a CDS encoding Bax inhibitor-1/YccA family protein produces MANPVLSNKAFNYASSYENDNTMTVNGAINKSIILTLVLILSAMVSVFFVLAANPGLLYPAALVSSMAAFVLALIMIFKKELSQVFSILYAILEGVAIGAVSYIFNAAYDGIVVQAVFLTFLDLFIMLLLYKFRIIRVTEKFRSVVTVSTLCIGLVYLVNFVMSFFGARIPFLYGSSPLSIGISIVIVLVASFNLLLDFDFMEKGEQYNMPKYFEWYAAFGLLVTLVWLYLEILKLLSKIRSRD; encoded by the coding sequence ATGGCAAATCCTGTTTTATCAAATAAAGCATTTAATTATGCATCAAGTTATGAAAATGATAACACAATGACTGTTAATGGGGCAATTAACAAATCAATAATACTTACATTAGTATTAATACTTTCAGCTATGGTAAGTGTATTTTTTGTTTTAGCTGCTAATCCTGGTCTTCTTTATCCGGCTGCTTTAGTTTCATCTATGGCTGCTTTTGTTTTAGCTTTAATAATGATTTTCAAAAAAGAATTGTCTCAAGTATTTTCTATACTTTATGCCATACTTGAAGGTGTTGCTATAGGTGCTGTTTCTTACATTTTTAATGCTGCTTATGACGGTATAGTTGTACAAGCAGTATTTCTTACTTTTTTAGATTTATTTATAATGTTATTATTATACAAATTTAGAATAATAAGAGTAACTGAAAAATTTAGAAGTGTGGTAACTGTATCTACATTATGTATAGGTCTTGTATATTTGGTTAATTTTGTAATGTCATTCTTTGGTGCTAGAATTCCTTTCTTATATGGTTCAAGCCCTTTAAGTATTGGAATAAGTATTGTAATAGTTCTTGTTGCTTCATTTAATTTACTTTTGGATTTTGACTTTATGGAAAAAGGCGAGCAGTATAATATGCCTAAATACTTTGAATGGTATGCTGCTTTCGGACTTCTTGTTACTTTGGTATGGCTTTATTTAGAGATATTAAAACTTTTATCTAAAATAAGAAGCAGAGATTAA